The DNA window AAGAGGGACTGCACATGCGCCACGACATCGGGACCGAGGAACTCGTACAGCGACGAATCGACCACGTACAGGCACTGCGTAACTGATCGTAACGACCACACTACGGGACCGTCAATCGGCCCATACTCAAGCCGTTACATACGGACAGATATGGTATGAAACGAGAGCTGAACACGGACGAAATCTTCGAGGCACTGGGGCATCGTCAGCGTCGGCATGTCCTCGACGTCCTCTTGAACTGCGACGGTGCGACGACCGTCTCCGAACTCGCCAACAAGACGAGTTCGAAAACCGACCGTCAGGTCGACCGTATCAAAACCGGTCTTCTTCACTCCCACCTCCCCCGTCTGGAAGGGATGGGAATCGTCGAATTCGACCGCGACGACGGTACGGTAACACCGACCGCGGCCGTCACCGACCTCGAACCATTCTTCGAACTGATAGACTGCTAACGGCTGGCGTGGAACCGTATTCGGTGCTCCGTAGACCGAGAGAAAGGTAGGTTCAAGCTAATTCGAAAGCAAGTCGATGTCGTGAGCGACGACACGACCCGGCGCCACGAGCGAATCGCGCACCACACGACGCCCGGTGGCCTGAACTCCTTGCAGTACTGGACGAACGCCCGGAGTCCGCTTCGGGTTGCGATACACTACCTCGTCATCTGGCTCGTTCGGATCAATCCGAGCCTTCGGTTGAAGAGTTGGCTCCTCCGAAAAATCGGCGTCACGGTCGGCCGCGGGGTGTCGTGGGGACTGGAATCGACGCCCGACGTGTTCTGGCCCGACCTCATCACCGTCGAGGACCACGCCATCATCGGCTACGACGCGACCATCCTCTGTCACGAGTTTCTGCAGGACGAGTACCGAACCGGAGAGGTCGTCATCGGCGAGCGCGCCATGATCGGTGCTGGCGCGATTATCCTCCCTGGCGTCGAAATCGGTGCGAACGCACAGGTCGCGGCCAATTCGCTGGTAACTCGGGACGTACCGCCGGGCGCGACCGTCGCGGGCGTTCCCGCGACGGAGATGTCGAGCGAAACCGTGGAGTAATCGTCCGACGAACGAGTGTTGACGACTCCGCTCCATCGATTTCCGCTCTCGCTCTCCGCGCTTCGTCTTCCTGGCCGCGTTCTGTAGCTTTTTTACCTGACCGTGGCGAACGCCGTGGTATGACCACGCTCTCGTTCGATGACGAAGGTGTCGATGTCGTCTACGAAGGAACCGAATTCCGCCTCTCCAAGGACCTCATCGAGGAGGCGACGGGGAAATCCTACTACGACGTGACCGACCACCAAGTCCTCCGTATCGTGGAGAAGGACCCCGCGATAGGCGGGCAGGCCCGCCGAATCGGCGACATCCTCCGCTGACCACTCCGGTAGCGTTTAGACGGGGGAGACGAAACGTTCGGTATGAACCTTCCCGCCGATTTCGAACACCCCGCATGGATGACCGCGGCGAGCACGGTCGGCTCGTACCTGCTCATTCTCGTGTCGATGACGATACTGCTGTTCGGCGTTCCCTACGCACTTTTTACGGCGCTGGTGTAAATCGGGGTTCCTCGACGAGTGTTGAGACTCCGGAGCTGACGAGCGCGACGAAAACGAAATGAGAAAAACCGAACCGCAACTGTGTTACAGGAAGCTTTGAGTCCGGAGACCGGAGGAGGCCGACCGGCTCAGGCGAACGTCTTGGACACTTCGTCGTTCTCTTCTTCTTCCTGCTCTATCTTTGCTTGGGCGTCGACGAAGTCCTGCATCCTGATTTCGGTGCGGTCGTCGCGGATGGCGAACATCCCGGCCTCGGTACAGATGGCCTTGATATCGGCACCGCTTGCGTCGCCCGTCTCGACGGCGAGCTGTTCGTAGTCCACGTCGTCCGCGATGTTCATGTCGCGGGTGTGGATGCGGAAAATCTGCTCGCGGCCTTCCTCGCCGGGGTTCGGGACTTCGATGAGGCGGTCGAAGCGGCCCGGGCGAAGGATGGCGCGGTCGAGCATGTC is part of the Haladaptatus paucihalophilus DX253 genome and encodes:
- a CDS encoding DUF7344 domain-containing protein — encoded protein: MKRELNTDEIFEALGHRQRRHVLDVLLNCDGATTVSELANKTSSKTDRQVDRIKTGLLHSHLPRLEGMGIVEFDRDDGTVTPTAAVTDLEPFFELIDC
- a CDS encoding acyltransferase — encoded protein: MSDDTTRRHERIAHHTTPGGLNSLQYWTNARSPLRVAIHYLVIWLVRINPSLRLKSWLLRKIGVTVGRGVSWGLESTPDVFWPDLITVEDHAIIGYDATILCHEFLQDEYRTGEVVIGERAMIGAGAIILPGVEIGANAQVAANSLVTRDVPPGATVAGVPATEMSSETVE
- a CDS encoding DUF5800 family protein, whose translation is MTTLSFDDEGVDVVYEGTEFRLSKDLIEEATGKSYYDVTDHQVLRIVEKDPAIGGQARRIGDILR